The Magnetococcales bacterium DNA segment CATCGTCCGGTTTTTCCTTGAAGCGGTAGCCCACGCCGCGAATGGTTTCGATATAGTTGCCCGCTTCGCCGAGTTGGTCGCGCAGGCGTTTGATGTGGGCGTCCACGGTGCGGCTTTGCACGAAGGCGTGAATGCCCCAGACATCGTTGAGCAGCCCCTCGCGGTTCTGCACCCGGCCACGGCGCTCCATGAAGGTCAACAGCAGCTTGAACTCCATGGCGGTCAGGCTGACCTCTTCACTGCCGACCCAGACCCGATGGGCCTCTTCGTCCACCTTCAGCAGGCCGAACTCCCGCATCGCCGGGGCGGACTGGGCCGCTCCCGCCGGTTTGGCCCGCCGCAACAGGGCGTGAATGCGCAAAACCAACTCCCTCACCTTGAAGGGCTTGGTCACATAGTCGTCGGTGCCGCATTCGAAGCCGGTCACCTTGTCGAAATCTTCGCTGCGGGCCGAAAGCATCAAAATCGGAATAGTGCCGACGTTCTTGGAGGCCCGCAATCGCCGACAGACCTCGAATCCCGAGATGCCCGGCAACATCAGGTCCAGTACCACCAGGTCCGGCGGGCGTGCGCCTCCCGCCAGCAGCAGTCCGTCCTCTCCGCAACTGGCGGTGAGTACCTGAAAGCCCTCCCGGGTCAGATTGTATTCCAGGGCGGTCAGCAGGTCCTTTTCGTCTTCGATGATCAATATGCGATTGGTCATAAGGCCCTTGGCGCAGGCGAGGGTTTCGAAGGCCACCGGTTTGTATCCATACACTATCCCATAGCATATTAACGTACCCTTAACCAAGGGTTGGCTACAGGGAATGGCCGGAATTGCGAAGCAACCTTTGACTGGGAACAGGTATGGCCTGAAAATAGTGTCCGGGAGTCCATCCCGATTGGCCATGGGCATGCCGTCTGGTCCGGGGGGTCGGAGCGTCTTATGAGTGGGATACTTAAAAAATTATTTTCATTTGGTAGCAGACCCGTAAAACGACTGCTGCAACATCCTGGCGAGTTGTGCGTCGGTGATCGCATCCGATTCGGGGTGCTTGAGCAATCCTTTGTTTCGGAGCGGGAGTTCACCGTCACCGACATCAATACCTACACCTTCGGCGATCAGCGGTATCCGGAATTCACCCTCCTGGAAAGCAACAAGGTGCCGCTCTATTTAATGGTGGGTGAACAGGATCTCCAGTCGGGAGTTCGACAGCTCACCCTCAGCGGCATGGTTTCACGGGAGGATCTGCAGCGGCTTTTCGACCTGGAGGAGTTGGAACGCCTCTTCGAACAACGCAACGGCTCGTCATTGCAGTTGCACCGCAAAGGGCCGGAACCGCCCACCCTGCGGGGTTGGACGGCGGAGGTTTACCAGTTGCGCCCCTGGCCCCGGAAAGGCATCTATTTCCGGGGGGATTACCGGGGTTCCGATTTTCTCTTCGAGCCCGGAAAAGGGGAGGGGTTCGACTACCACCTGTTGAGCGACGCAGCCCGACGCCATGCCCTGGAGATCGAAATCTACGAGGACGGCGATGTGGAGATCTTCCTCTCGGTGATGCTGAGCGAAGAAGAGGTGGTGGCCCTGTTGCCCGGCGAGGGAGAGGGGCTTTCCGGCTAGCGGAGGGAGGCATGAAGCGCATCGCGGCTCTGTTGCGGCGTCTGAAAGGGAGGCGTCAAGCGGTCGTTGCGGAAGAAGACCCGCGTGCCGTGGCTCTGGGGGACCGGGTGCAAAGCCATTTCGAGGCGGGCCTCTGTTGCTCCGAAGCCATGGTGCGCGGTGTGGCGGAACTCTTCGCCCGGCAGGGGAGCGATCCCGCCGAACTGGCCCGCCTGGGTAGCGGATTGTGCGGTGGCATGGGGGGCAAGAAGGCTACCTGCGGTGTCTTTTCCGGTGGTGCGCTGGCGCTGGGTTTGCTTTACGGCCGGGAGCGCCCCGAGGAGACCAATCGCCAGGCCCGGCAGATGGCGGGTCGCTTTTTCGAAATCCTCTCGGAACAGACCGGCGGCCATGTTTGCGAAAAGCTCCTCGCCAAATTCGGTCCGTCCAATCGCCTCACCCACGCCCGTTGCCATCGCCTGGCCCGGAACGGGGCCATCCTGCTGGCCAACATGATTCTGGAAACGGAAC contains these protein-coding regions:
- a CDS encoding response regulator transcription factor: MTNRILIIEDEKDLLTALEYNLTREGFQVLTASCGEDGLLLAGGARPPDLVVLDLMLPGISGFEVCRRLRASKNVGTIPILMLSARSEDFDKVTGFECGTDDYVTKPFKVRELVLRIHALLRRAKPAGAAQSAPAMREFGLLKVDEEAHRVWVGSEEVSLTAMEFKLLLTFMERRGRVQNREGLLNDVWGIHAFVQSRTVDAHIKRLRDQLGEAGNYIETIRGVGYRFKEKPDDV
- a CDS encoding C_GCAxxG_C_C family protein, producing the protein MVRGVAELFARQGSDPAELARLGSGLCGGMGGKKATCGVFSGGALALGLLYGRERPEETNRQARQMAGRFFEILSEQTGGHVCEKLLAKFGPSNRLTHARCHRLARNGAILLANMILETEHAGHALHPLAAHKDDLPAGEGGSGASLKG